In Candidatus Saccharibacteria bacterium oral taxon 488, one DNA window encodes the following:
- a CDS encoding co-chaperone GroES translates to MDTPIKPLGDRVVAVREEAKTQTASGLYLPDNAKEKPVVAEVKAVGGDVKSVKVGDKIVYKEYSTTDLKIDGTEYLIVREEDILATVV, encoded by the coding sequence ATGGATACACCTATCAAGCCTCTCGGCGACCGCGTGGTAGCGGTGCGCGAGGAGGCGAAGACGCAGACGGCTAGCGGATTATATTTGCCGGACAACGCCAAGGAGAAGCCAGTGGTGGCTGAAGTCAAAGCGGTTGGCGGTGATGTCAAGAGTGTAAAGGTGGGCGACAAGATTGTATATAAGGAATATTCGACCACGGATTTGAAAATTGACGGTACGGAATATTTGATCGTCCGCGAGGAAGATATTTTAGCAACGGTTGTTTGA